The bacterium genome has a segment encoding these proteins:
- a CDS encoding class I SAM-dependent methyltransferase, translating into MICKHFGYDPQYDVRIIPNVKLSDLILEDVLINICKERKVDGNVSLYELIVINSLIQSYNPSKLFEIGTFNGRTTCNMSANCSPESTVYTLDLPKDRINFTKLPIVNGEKIYIKKNVIGCRYLGTDYEKKIVQLFGDSATFDFSQFFNKIDFVFVDGSHSYEYVLNDSKKAIKLLRNRLGVILWHDYGVWEGVTRVLNFLYKTDRNFKDLKHIEGTSLAYLRLFSSENM; encoded by the coding sequence ATGATTTGCAAGCATTTCGGTTATGATCCTCAATATGACGTTCGTATCATCCCAAATGTAAAATTGTCTGATTTGATCTTAGAAGATGTTTTAATCAATATATGTAAAGAGCGCAAAGTCGACGGGAACGTGTCGCTATATGAACTTATTGTTATCAACAGCTTAATTCAATCGTATAATCCGAGTAAGCTTTTTGAAATAGGAACGTTTAATGGTAGAACTACCTGTAATATGTCTGCAAATTGTTCACCAGAGTCAACAGTTTACACATTGGATTTGCCAAAGGATAGGATAAACTTTACAAAACTACCTATAGTTAATGGTGAAAAGATTTATATTAAAAAAAATGTAATCGGCTGTAGGTACTTGGGGACAGATTACGAAAAAAAGATCGTCCAACTGTTCGGAGATTCGGCGACATTTGATTTCTCTCAATTTTTCAACAAAATAGATTTTGTTTTTGTGGATGGATCACATAGTTATGAATATGTATTGAATGATTCGAAGAAAGCGATTAAATTGCTTCGAAATAGGCTTGGTGTAATTTTATGGCATGATTATGGGGTTTGGGAGGGCGTTACAAGAGTGCTTAACTTTTTGTACAAGACAGATAGGAACTTTAAAGATTTAAAACATATTGAGGGTACCTCTTTAGCCTACTTAAGATTATTTTCAAGTGAAAATATGTGA